One segment of Terriglobales bacterium DNA contains the following:
- a CDS encoding FAD-binding protein, whose amino-acid sequence MMQRRSFLRLSGLAGLMTLWPRSLFAGKPFRRRRPSDADWPSPAAWKRLHDEVEGRLIPVEFPITPCMADVDGAACQALLANVKNPYYIGDQPGLTQTLGWVDAWFTKPSVYAVAAESAKDIAAAVNFARENDLRLVVKGGGHSYQGTSNAPDSLLVWTRHMHDIALQEGFVPQGCTRTHRPQRAVTCGAGAIWMQAYGAVTTRGGAYVQGGGCTTVGVAGLVQSGGFGNFSKRYGTAAGSLLEAEVVTADGKIRIANAGTNPDLFWALKGGGGGSFGVVSKVTLRVHELPESLGGASLQIRASSDDTFRRLLRHFVGFYREQLFNPHWGEQVYVSPSNRLGISMVSHGLSTDEAKKVWQPFLDWVASLPGAYTIEGQPIIGSIPAQRWWDVDWRKDHTEQVFFSDPRPGASKENVWWTGDTGQVAWTIYGYESLWLPASLLEDDSQERLAAALFAGSRYQAIELHFNKGLAGAPREAQEAARDTATNPVVLDAFALAIVADAGGGYPGVRGHEPDVAAARKSREQVRRCMNELRALAPHGGAYVSESDFFEEDWKHVYWGGNYARLAAVKKRYDPAGLFFVHHGVGSEEWSADGFTRL is encoded by the coding sequence ATGATGCAGAGACGATCGTTCCTACGGTTATCCGGTCTCGCCGGACTGATGACACTCTGGCCGCGTTCCTTGTTTGCCGGCAAGCCATTCCGCCGCCGGCGGCCTTCGGATGCAGACTGGCCTTCCCCGGCGGCCTGGAAGCGGCTGCACGATGAGGTCGAGGGCCGGCTGATCCCGGTGGAGTTCCCGATCACGCCCTGTATGGCCGACGTGGACGGCGCCGCGTGTCAGGCCCTGCTCGCCAATGTCAAGAATCCGTACTACATCGGCGACCAGCCCGGCTTGACGCAGACCTTGGGATGGGTGGACGCCTGGTTCACCAAGCCAAGCGTCTACGCCGTGGCCGCGGAGAGCGCAAAGGACATCGCGGCGGCGGTCAACTTCGCGCGTGAAAACGATCTGCGCCTCGTGGTGAAAGGCGGCGGCCACAGTTATCAAGGCACCTCGAATGCGCCGGACTCCCTGCTGGTCTGGACCCGCCACATGCACGACATCGCCCTGCAGGAAGGGTTCGTCCCCCAAGGCTGCACCAGGACGCACCGGCCCCAGCGGGCGGTAACGTGCGGCGCGGGCGCCATCTGGATGCAGGCGTACGGCGCCGTGACCACCCGGGGCGGGGCGTACGTCCAAGGCGGAGGCTGCACGACGGTCGGCGTCGCGGGATTGGTGCAGAGCGGCGGCTTCGGGAATTTCTCCAAACGCTACGGGACGGCGGCGGGCAGCCTGCTGGAAGCGGAGGTGGTCACTGCCGATGGAAAGATCCGCATCGCCAATGCAGGCACGAACCCCGATCTGTTCTGGGCGCTCAAGGGAGGCGGGGGAGGCAGCTTCGGAGTGGTGAGCAAGGTCACCTTGCGCGTGCACGAGCTTCCGGAATCTCTCGGGGGCGCCTCCTTACAGATCCGGGCTTCTTCCGATGACACGTTTCGCCGGCTGCTCCGCCACTTTGTGGGCTTCTATCGCGAGCAACTCTTCAATCCGCACTGGGGCGAGCAGGTCTACGTGAGCCCGAGCAACCGGCTGGGCATCAGCATGGTGTCGCATGGTTTGAGCACCGACGAGGCGAAGAAGGTATGGCAGCCGTTCCTGGATTGGGTCGCGAGTCTCCCCGGCGCGTACACGATCGAAGGACAGCCGATCATCGGCAGCATTCCAGCGCAACGATGGTGGGATGTCGATTGGAGAAAGGATCACACGGAACAGGTGTTCTTCTCGGACCCGAGGCCCGGCGCGAGCAAGGAGAACGTGTGGTGGACGGGAGACACCGGCCAGGTGGCCTGGACCATCTACGGCTACGAATCGCTCTGGCTGCCGGCCTCCCTGTTGGAGGATGACTCCCAGGAGCGGTTGGCGGCGGCGCTGTTTGCCGGCTCGCGCTACCAGGCCATCGAGCTGCATTTCAACAAAGGCCTCGCGGGAGCCCCGCGCGAGGCGCAGGAAGCGGCGCGCGACACGGCCACCAATCCCGTCGTCTTGGACGCCTTTGCGCTGGCAATCGTGGCGGATGCGGGAGGCGGGTATCCCGGCGTCCGGGGCCACGAGCCGGACGTGGCCGCAGCACGGAAATCCCGCGAGCAGGTCCGACGCTGCATGAACGAGCTGCGCGCTCTGGCGCCTCATGGAGGAGCATACGTCTCCGAGAGCGATTTCTTCGAGGAGGATTGGAAGCACGTCTATTGGGGCGGTAACTACGCGCGCCTGGCGGCGGTGAAGAAGAGATACGACCCGGCTGGGTTGTTTTTTGTCCACCATGGCGTCGGCTCAGAGGAGTGGAGTGCGGATGGCTTCACGAGACTCTGA
- a CDS encoding glycosyltransferase family 39 protein, with product MALCAAKLGLHLLTSVRHYGYFRDELYYLDMARHLDWGYVDAAPLIAVYARVALWLGGSLAALRILPALAGTALIALSMLIARELGGGRYAQLLTGLAVLLAPGRLVTDSLLTMNSFEPVFWMGGALVVARILRTGNSRLWPWFGVLAGLGLENKHSTLFFGLAVTVALLLTPQRREFWKPWIWIAGAIAVALFLPNLIWQVRHHFPTLEDLENVRREGKNVVLPPLAFVKEQILANGPAFLPVWLAGLVWLLWERRWRVLGLTFLVFFVVMEVGHAKDYYLFPIYPMMFAGGAVALERWLQPWRRLRVAVTAVLVLLSLPLMPISTWMLPPERVLAYQEWIGIKPPKAETHMQSLLMQPIADQFGWEEMVQEVAAIYDSVPPEERARTGILAGNYGEAGAINLFGPRYGLPRAYSRHQNHWFWGPPSEHYQNLIFLEFDLDTVRDNCTSYQAFPHYNRWGMGEENTPIYLCRGVKFDLQKVWWHYHHWN from the coding sequence ATGGCGCTGTGTGCGGCGAAGCTGGGACTGCACCTGCTGACCAGTGTCCGCCACTACGGCTACTTTCGCGACGAGCTCTACTACCTGGACATGGCGCGGCACCTGGACTGGGGCTACGTGGATGCGGCACCGCTGATCGCGGTCTACGCCCGGGTGGCGCTGTGGTTGGGCGGGTCGCTGGCGGCGCTGCGCATCCTGCCGGCGCTGGCGGGGACGGCGCTGATCGCGCTCTCCATGCTGATCGCGCGCGAGTTGGGCGGGGGGCGCTATGCCCAACTGCTCACCGGGCTGGCCGTGCTGCTGGCGCCCGGCCGCCTGGTCACCGACAGCCTGCTGACCATGAACAGCTTCGAGCCGGTGTTCTGGATGGGCGGCGCGCTGGTGGTGGCGCGCATCTTGCGCACCGGCAACTCGCGCCTGTGGCCGTGGTTCGGGGTGCTGGCGGGGCTGGGCCTGGAGAACAAGCATTCCACGCTGTTCTTCGGTTTGGCGGTGACAGTGGCGCTGCTGCTCACGCCCCAGCGGCGGGAGTTCTGGAAACCCTGGATCTGGATCGCGGGCGCGATCGCGGTCGCGCTCTTCCTCCCCAATCTCATCTGGCAGGTGCGACATCACTTTCCTACTCTGGAGGACCTGGAGAACGTGCGGCGCGAGGGCAAGAACGTGGTGCTGCCACCGCTGGCTTTCGTCAAAGAGCAGATCCTGGCCAACGGCCCGGCCTTCCTGCCGGTGTGGCTGGCGGGGCTGGTGTGGTTGCTCTGGGAGCGCCGCTGGCGAGTGCTAGGCCTGACCTTCTTGGTCTTCTTCGTAGTCATGGAAGTGGGCCACGCCAAGGACTACTACCTCTTTCCCATCTACCCCATGATGTTCGCCGGGGGCGCGGTCGCGCTGGAGCGCTGGCTGCAGCCGTGGCGGCGCCTGCGTGTGGCGGTGACGGCGGTGCTGGTGCTGCTGAGCCTGCCGCTGATGCCGATCTCCACCTGGATGCTGCCGCCGGAGCGCGTGCTCGCCTACCAGGAATGGATCGGCATCAAACCTCCGAAGGCCGAGACCCACATGCAGTCGCTGCTGATGCAGCCCATAGCCGACCAGTTCGGGTGGGAGGAGATGGTGCAGGAGGTGGCGGCGATCTACGACTCGGTGCCGCCGGAGGAGCGCGCCCGGACCGGCATCCTCGCGGGGAACTACGGCGAAGCGGGCGCCATCAACCTTTTCGGGCCGCGGTACGGGCTGCCGCGCGCGTACTCGCGCCACCAGAACCATTGGTTCTGGGGCCCGCCCAGCGAGCACTACCAGAACCTGATCTTCCTGGAGTTCGATCTCGACACGGTGCGCGACAACTGCACCTCCTACCAAGCCTTCCCGCACTACAACCGCTGGGGCATGGGCGAGGAAAACACGCCCATCTATCTCTGCCGCGGGGTGAAGTTCGACCTGCAGAAGGTCTGGTGGCACTACCATCATTGGAACTAG